In Kitasatospora gansuensis, a genomic segment contains:
- a CDS encoding SDR family oxidoreductase, with protein sequence MPATTLVLGANGFIGRWLVRELLDQGHPVAIGIRAAGRDTELRHWLHEHGTPTDALTTVTADITRPGLGLSPADHERLAEVRDIHNLAALFRFGLPRAEAAAANRDGAVHVLRWAAARPTTRRLVHLSGYRVAGHPSPLPPADADRLYRRLGAYEASKIEGDSAVRALAPELGVPLSVVSPSTVIGHSVTGEAGQYIGLATLVEQLYRGRLPALAGSRRTFVPVVAIDHLARFLAAVPQHDHGPLHQHTVLDPDTPELPALIDLLAEHLDVRTPRLRLPVGLVRRLPRALTGADPETLSFLSEDRYDTTSADRLAAEAGLRHPPVAETLRRWADRLVAENFGRLPEPTAYPAGTPKVRT encoded by the coding sequence ATGCCCGCCACCACCCTCGTCCTCGGCGCCAACGGCTTCATCGGCCGCTGGCTGGTCCGCGAACTCCTCGACCAGGGACACCCGGTGGCCATCGGCATCCGGGCCGCCGGCCGGGACACCGAACTCCGCCACTGGCTGCACGAGCACGGCACCCCGACCGACGCCCTGACCACCGTCACCGCCGACATCACCCGCCCCGGCCTCGGCCTCTCCCCCGCCGACCACGAACGCCTGGCCGAGGTCCGCGACATCCACAACCTCGCCGCCCTCTTCCGCTTCGGCCTCCCCCGCGCCGAGGCCGCCGCCGCCAACCGCGACGGCGCCGTCCACGTACTGCGCTGGGCCGCCGCCCGACCCACCACCCGCCGCCTGGTGCACCTCTCCGGCTACCGGGTCGCCGGCCACCCGTCCCCGCTGCCACCGGCCGACGCCGACCGCCTGTACCGCCGGCTCGGCGCGTACGAGGCGTCGAAGATCGAGGGCGACAGCGCCGTCCGCGCCCTCGCCCCCGAACTCGGCGTGCCGCTCAGCGTGGTGAGCCCCAGCACCGTGATCGGACACTCCGTCACCGGCGAGGCGGGCCAGTACATCGGCCTGGCCACGCTGGTCGAGCAGCTGTACCGGGGCCGCCTCCCCGCCCTGGCCGGCAGCCGTCGCACCTTCGTCCCCGTGGTGGCCATCGACCACCTGGCCCGGTTCCTGGCCGCCGTCCCGCAGCACGACCACGGCCCGCTGCACCAGCACACCGTGCTCGACCCGGACACTCCCGAACTCCCGGCCCTGATCGACCTGTTGGCCGAGCACCTGGACGTCCGCACACCCCGACTGCGACTGCCGGTCGGCCTGGTCCGACGCCTGCCCCGCGCTCTCACCGGCGCCGACCCGGAGACCCTGTCCTTCCTCTCCGAGGACCGCTACGACACCACCTCCGCCGACCGGCTCGCCGCCGAGGCGGGGCTCCGCCACCCGCCCGTCGCGGAGACCCTCCGCCGCTGGGCCGACCGCCTGGTCGCCGAGAACTTCGGCCGCCTCCCCGAACCGACGGCCTACCCGGCCGGGACCCCCAAGGTACGTACCTGA
- a CDS encoding S1 family peptidase has protein sequence MRNRRPAVLLAAAAMLVTGSALALPSAAVARATPAGEQAAAVATALQQSLGEERSAGSYLDGSGRLVVTVTDQSAAQQVRATGAVAQLVTRSGAQLAAATAELDRSAAVPGTAWSVDPVTNQVLLSVDESVNGAKLSQVTEAAQRLGAAVRVEQVAGRFSTKLAGGDAIYGGGYRCSLGFNVRSGSTYSFLTAGHCGNAVSSWYTSQSQTTKLGNTTNSRFPGDDFAIVRYTDGSTPPSSVDLYNGSTRRITAASTPAVGATVYRSGSTTKVHSGQVTALNATVNYAEGSVRGLIRTTVCAEPGDSGGALYSGNTAHGLTSGGSGNCSSGGTTFFQPVVEALSAYGVSVY, from the coding sequence ATGAGGAACCGCCGTCCCGCCGTCCTGCTCGCCGCCGCCGCGATGCTGGTCACCGGCTCCGCACTCGCTCTGCCGTCCGCCGCCGTCGCCCGCGCCACCCCGGCCGGCGAGCAGGCCGCCGCCGTGGCCACCGCGCTCCAGCAGTCGCTGGGCGAGGAGCGCAGCGCCGGTTCCTATCTGGACGGGAGCGGCCGACTGGTCGTCACCGTCACGGACCAGTCCGCCGCGCAGCAGGTCCGGGCGACCGGGGCGGTGGCGCAGCTGGTGACCCGCAGCGGCGCGCAGCTGGCCGCCGCGACCGCCGAACTGGACCGCTCCGCCGCCGTCCCCGGCACCGCCTGGTCGGTCGACCCGGTCACCAACCAGGTGCTGCTCTCGGTGGACGAGAGCGTCAACGGCGCCAAGCTGTCCCAGGTCACCGAGGCCGCGCAGCGGCTGGGCGCGGCCGTCCGGGTGGAGCAGGTGGCCGGACGGTTCAGCACCAAGCTGGCCGGCGGTGACGCGATCTACGGCGGCGGCTACCGCTGCTCGCTGGGCTTCAACGTGCGCAGCGGCAGCACGTACTCGTTCCTGACGGCCGGTCACTGCGGAAACGCGGTGAGCTCCTGGTACACCAGCCAGAGCCAGACCACCAAGCTCGGCAACACCACCAACTCCCGCTTCCCGGGCGACGACTTCGCCATCGTCCGGTACACCGACGGCTCGACCCCGCCGTCCTCGGTCGACCTGTACAACGGCAGCACCCGCCGGATCACCGCCGCGAGCACCCCCGCCGTCGGCGCGACCGTCTACCGCAGCGGCAGCACCACCAAGGTGCACAGCGGCCAGGTCACCGCGCTGAACGCCACGGTCAACTACGCCGAGGGCAGCGTCCGCGGCCTGATCCGCACCACGGTCTGCGCCGAGCCGGGCGACAGCGGCGGCGCGCTGTACTCCGGCAACACCGCGCACGGCCTGACCTCGGGCGGCAGCGGCAACTGCTCCAGCGGTGGGACCACGTTCTTCCAGCCGGTGGTGGAGGCGCTCAGCGCGTACGGGGTCAGCGTCTACTGA
- a CDS encoding polysaccharide deacetylase family protein, with amino-acid sequence MWFAGVGLTRDGYRIAVVDGEGRPVGAAERYERCAQQRPVARLAELAGRAPDGLTVVVDSAGGLLDGLLATAGLDVRRADPHLLVDGRNTAEELAGVGQARFGALVPLPPGSWIMTGREQEVSAAEAAAGPVERRLAAEGRCLLGGGEDSEPTVALTFDDGPHPENTQRVLELLRRHDVRATFFCIGLNALAHPALVRRIVEEGHLLGNHTWSHAYLPDLGREGLRQQLDFTAEVLAEASGVGQPVLMRPPYGGRSPQLMERVADLGLTTVLWDVDTEDWAEPGAEVIAERVLRQVRPGSVVLMHDGGGDRSQTVAALPRIIDGLRRRGYRFVTPAELLTGRPRTATR; translated from the coding sequence ATGTGGTTCGCCGGAGTGGGTCTGACCAGGGACGGTTACCGGATCGCCGTGGTGGACGGCGAGGGGCGCCCGGTCGGCGCGGCCGAGCGGTACGAACGGTGCGCCCAGCAGCGGCCGGTGGCGCGGCTGGCGGAGCTGGCCGGGCGGGCGCCGGACGGCCTGACGGTGGTGGTCGACAGCGCCGGCGGACTGCTGGACGGTCTGCTCGCGACGGCCGGCCTGGACGTCCGGCGGGCCGATCCGCACCTGCTGGTGGACGGCCGGAACACGGCGGAGGAACTGGCCGGGGTGGGGCAGGCCCGGTTCGGTGCGCTGGTCCCGCTGCCGCCCGGCAGTTGGATCATGACGGGCCGGGAGCAGGAGGTGAGTGCGGCCGAGGCCGCCGCCGGGCCGGTGGAGCGGCGGCTCGCCGCCGAGGGACGGTGCCTGCTGGGCGGCGGCGAGGACAGCGAGCCGACGGTGGCGCTCACCTTTGACGACGGCCCGCACCCCGAAAACACCCAGCGGGTACTGGAGTTGCTGCGCCGCCACGACGTCCGGGCCACGTTCTTCTGCATCGGGCTGAACGCCCTGGCGCACCCCGCGCTGGTCCGCCGGATCGTCGAGGAGGGCCATCTGCTCGGCAACCACACCTGGTCGCACGCCTACCTGCCGGACCTCGGCCGGGAGGGGCTGCGGCAGCAGCTCGACTTCACCGCTGAGGTACTGGCGGAGGCGTCCGGTGTGGGGCAGCCGGTTCTGATGCGGCCTCCGTACGGCGGACGGAGCCCGCAACTGATGGAGCGGGTGGCCGACTTGGGGCTGACCACGGTGCTCTGGGACGTGGACACCGAGGACTGGGCGGAGCCCGGCGCGGAGGTGATCGCCGAACGGGTGCTGCGGCAGGTCCGGCCGGGTTCGGTGGTGCTGATGCACGACGGCGGCGGGGACCGCTCGCAGACCGTGGCGGCGCTGCCCCGGATCATCGACGGGCTGCGGCGGCGGGGCTACCGGTTCGTCACCCCCGCCGAACTGCTCACCGGGCGGCCGCGGACCGCCACCCGGTGA
- the sph gene encoding sphingomyelin phosphodiesterase has translation MPHTSVRRAVALTAAALLGTLAAAPAAQAEQAPVTVAPLKVLTYNTFLMSTSLYPNWGQDYRAKEIAAAPFFQGNDVVVLQEAFDNAASDKLLSLAKAAYPYQTPVVGRSTSGWDATGGNYSSTTPEDGGVTLMSKWPILRKEQYVFKDACGADWWSNKGFVYAVLNVNGQRTHVLGTHLQSTDTGCSSGEPATVRAAQLNAMKTFVDNKGIPASEPVIVTGDLNVNSHDSEYPAMLSNGNLTPATNRTGWVNSFDTVDNSIAAYRYPGEPKEDLDYVLYRADHARPQSYTNEVLRFHSKPWTVSSWGKSYTYSDLSDHYPVIGG, from the coding sequence ATGCCCCACACGTCCGTCCGCCGCGCGGTCGCCCTCACCGCGGCCGCCCTGCTCGGAACGCTCGCCGCCGCCCCCGCCGCGCAGGCCGAGCAGGCGCCCGTCACCGTCGCGCCGCTCAAGGTGCTCACGTACAACACCTTCCTGATGAGCACCAGCCTCTACCCCAACTGGGGCCAGGACTACCGGGCCAAGGAGATCGCGGCCGCGCCGTTCTTCCAGGGCAACGACGTGGTGGTGCTCCAGGAGGCGTTCGACAACGCCGCCTCGGACAAGCTGCTCTCGCTCGCCAAGGCGGCGTACCCGTACCAGACCCCGGTGGTCGGCCGCTCCACCAGCGGCTGGGACGCGACCGGTGGCAACTACAGCTCCACCACCCCCGAGGACGGCGGGGTGACACTGATGAGCAAGTGGCCGATCCTGCGCAAGGAGCAGTACGTCTTCAAGGACGCCTGCGGCGCCGACTGGTGGTCGAACAAGGGCTTCGTCTACGCGGTGCTGAACGTCAACGGCCAGCGCACCCACGTGCTCGGCACCCACCTGCAGTCCACCGACACCGGCTGCTCCAGCGGCGAGCCCGCCACGGTCCGGGCCGCCCAGCTGAACGCGATGAAGACCTTCGTCGACAACAAGGGCATCCCGGCGAGCGAGCCGGTGATCGTCACCGGCGACCTCAACGTGAACTCGCACGACTCCGAGTACCCGGCGATGCTCAGCAACGGCAACCTGACCCCGGCCACCAACCGGACCGGCTGGGTGAACTCCTTCGACACCGTCGACAACTCGATCGCCGCCTACCGCTACCCGGGCGAGCCGAAGGAGGACCTCGACTACGTGCTCTACCGGGCCGACCACGCCCGCCCGCAGAGCTACACCAACGAGGTGCTGCGCTTCCACAGCAAGCCGTGGACGGTCAGCAGTTGGGGCAAGAGCTACACCTACAGCGACCTCTCCGACCACTACCCGGTGATCGGCGGCTGA
- a CDS encoding NAD(P)/FAD-dependent oxidoreductase: MGSNDSSPVVNGGVSFWYSSIGLPAPRPGLTGGTDVDVCIVGGGYTGLWTAYYLKKADPGLRVTVLEQRVCGYGASGRNGGWLYNGFAGRGAFARRYGTDRARAMQRAMDDSVREVVDTAAAEGIDADIARGGVLEVARTPAQLTRLRAFAAEEHTFGEHELAVLSAAEANARIRVDGALGGTWTPHGARIQPAKLAQGLARVVQELGVVIHEGTEVTAIHPATPGRRARAETATGTVTADYVLRATEGFTAGLRGERRTWLPMNSAMIVTEPLPASFWAETGWQGHEVLGDFAHAYMYAQRTADDRIALGGRGVPYRYGSRTDTDGSTQQRTVDQLRDILHRFFPGTAEARIDQAWAGVLGVPRDWCATVELDRTTGLGWAGGYVGSGVTTTNLAGRTLRDLVLGDRTDLTELPWVGHTVRRWEVEPLRWLGVHGLYAAYHAADRQEAAGRATTSPIARLADRISGR; this comes from the coding sequence GTGGGCTCCAACGACAGCAGTCCCGTCGTCAACGGCGGTGTGTCGTTCTGGTATTCGTCGATCGGACTGCCCGCCCCGCGCCCCGGCCTCACCGGCGGGACGGACGTCGACGTCTGCATCGTCGGCGGCGGCTACACCGGGCTGTGGACCGCGTACTACCTCAAGAAAGCCGACCCCGGCCTGCGGGTGACGGTGCTGGAGCAGCGGGTCTGCGGCTACGGGGCCTCCGGCCGCAACGGCGGCTGGCTGTACAACGGCTTCGCCGGGCGCGGCGCGTTCGCCCGCCGGTACGGCACCGACCGGGCCCGGGCGATGCAGCGGGCGATGGACGACTCGGTCCGCGAGGTGGTGGACACCGCCGCCGCCGAGGGCATCGACGCCGACATCGCCCGGGGCGGCGTACTGGAGGTGGCCAGGACACCCGCCCAGCTGACCCGGCTCCGGGCCTTCGCGGCCGAGGAACACACCTTCGGGGAACACGAGTTGGCCGTCCTCTCGGCAGCCGAGGCAAACGCCCGGATCCGGGTGGACGGCGCGCTCGGCGGCACCTGGACGCCGCACGGCGCCCGGATCCAGCCCGCGAAGCTGGCCCAGGGCCTGGCCCGGGTGGTGCAGGAACTCGGCGTGGTGATCCACGAGGGCACCGAGGTGACGGCGATCCACCCGGCCACGCCGGGCCGCCGGGCCCGGGCCGAGACGGCCACCGGGACGGTCACGGCCGACTACGTGCTGCGCGCCACCGAGGGCTTCACCGCCGGGCTGCGCGGCGAGCGGCGGACCTGGCTGCCGATGAACTCCGCGATGATCGTCACCGAACCGCTGCCGGCCTCGTTCTGGGCGGAGACCGGCTGGCAGGGCCACGAGGTGCTGGGCGACTTCGCGCACGCCTACATGTACGCGCAGCGCACCGCCGACGACCGGATCGCGCTCGGCGGACGCGGCGTCCCGTACCGCTACGGCTCCCGGACCGACACCGACGGCTCCACCCAGCAGCGGACGGTGGATCAGCTCCGGGACATCCTGCACCGGTTCTTCCCCGGCACCGCCGAGGCCCGGATCGACCAGGCCTGGGCCGGCGTCCTGGGCGTCCCCCGGGACTGGTGCGCCACCGTCGAACTCGACCGCACCACCGGCCTGGGCTGGGCCGGCGGCTACGTCGGCAGCGGCGTGACCACCACCAACCTGGCCGGCCGCACCCTCCGCGACCTGGTCCTCGGCGACCGAACCGACCTCACCGAGCTCCCCTGGGTGGGCCACACCGTCCGCCGCTGGGAGGTGGAACCACTGCGCTGGCTCGGCGTGCACGGCCTGTACGCCGCCTACCACGCGGCCGACCGCCAGGAGGCCGCCGGTCGCGCCACCACCTCCCCGATCGCCCGCCTGGCCGACCGGATCTCGGGCCGCTGA
- a CDS encoding DUF6215 domain-containing protein — protein METDAVPAPVVAGPPDNAPGKGARSAVLQTAAAVALAAAVLGGMWAAGLFRSTTADGKPAACSPPKATDAPEYPALCAALNRPDLPTLLGTPDTPVVIAQSGGGPITLASGTVVYDASAEVQLGSTHVRISDNHDLSVKTATAFGGSQTRPTSLLGHPAATYSDHTLAFDFNLSGKDTTAKPGGIARHLVVAKGADANGGSFEITIWRQDLGSPDDAALFRIAGQVFPTLQGWAPNP, from the coding sequence ATGGAAACTGACGCAGTCCCGGCTCCGGTCGTGGCCGGACCGCCGGACAACGCGCCCGGCAAGGGCGCCCGGAGCGCCGTCCTCCAGACCGCGGCCGCCGTGGCGCTGGCCGCCGCCGTCCTCGGGGGCATGTGGGCAGCGGGCCTGTTCCGGTCGACGACCGCCGACGGCAAGCCCGCCGCGTGCAGCCCGCCCAAGGCCACCGACGCACCCGAGTACCCCGCCCTGTGCGCCGCGCTCAACCGCCCCGACCTGCCGACCCTGCTCGGCACCCCGGACACCCCCGTGGTGATCGCCCAGTCCGGCGGCGGCCCGATCACCCTCGCGAGCGGCACGGTGGTGTACGACGCCTCGGCGGAGGTGCAGCTCGGCTCGACCCACGTACGCATCAGCGACAACCACGACCTCTCGGTCAAGACCGCCACCGCCTTCGGGGGCTCGCAGACCCGGCCGACGTCGCTGCTCGGCCACCCCGCCGCCACCTACTCCGACCACACCCTCGCATTCGACTTCAACCTGAGCGGCAAGGACACCACCGCCAAGCCCGGCGGCATCGCCCGGCACCTGGTGGTCGCGAAGGGCGCCGACGCCAACGGCGGGTCCTTCGAGATCACCATCTGGCGGCAGGACCTCGGCTCCCCGGACGACGCCGCGCTGTTCCGGATCGCCGGCCAGGTCTTCCCGACCCTCCAGGGCTGGGCCCCCAACCCCTGA
- a CDS encoding ABC transporter ATP-binding protein, with protein sequence MPDREPPALPPTPPDALQLHGVTRHYGRGRNAVHALRGIDLRLPRGSFTAVMGPSGSGKSTFLQCAAGLDRPSSGSVRLGGQELTGLRERRLTRLRRARIGFVFQQFNLLPALTVEQNVLLPLRLDGRRADHRRAARALAEVGLAGRARHRPGQLSGGQQQRVAIARALITEPEVVFADEPTGALDSGTAAEVLGLLRRSVDTHGATVVMVTHDPAAAAWADRVLVLDHGRIVADLPGAHGREDQREEAARRIATQMRTLTDRPDLTPRQEAAA encoded by the coding sequence ATGCCCGACCGCGAACCGCCCGCCCTGCCGCCAACCCCGCCGGACGCCCTGCAGCTGCATGGCGTGACCCGGCACTACGGCCGCGGCCGCAACGCCGTGCACGCACTGCGCGGCATCGACCTCCGGTTGCCCCGAGGCAGCTTTACGGCCGTGATGGGGCCGTCCGGCTCGGGGAAGAGCACCTTCCTGCAGTGCGCCGCCGGGCTGGACCGCCCCTCCAGCGGCTCGGTCCGGCTGGGCGGGCAGGAGCTGACCGGCCTGCGGGAGCGGCGGCTGACCCGGCTGCGGCGGGCCCGGATCGGCTTCGTCTTCCAGCAGTTCAACCTGCTCCCGGCTCTGACGGTCGAACAGAACGTCCTGCTGCCGCTGCGCCTGGACGGTCGCCGGGCCGACCACCGGCGGGCCGCCCGCGCGCTGGCCGAGGTCGGCCTGGCCGGCCGGGCCAGGCACCGGCCCGGCCAGCTCTCCGGCGGGCAGCAGCAGCGGGTCGCCATCGCCCGCGCCCTGATCACCGAACCCGAGGTGGTGTTCGCCGACGAGCCCACCGGCGCACTGGACTCCGGCACCGCCGCGGAGGTGCTCGGCCTGCTGCGGCGCTCGGTCGACACCCACGGCGCCACCGTCGTGATGGTCACCCACGACCCGGCCGCAGCGGCCTGGGCCGACCGGGTGCTCGTCCTCGACCACGGCCGGATCGTGGCCGACCTGCCCGGCGCCCACGGCAGGGAGGACCAACGCGAGGAGGCGGCCCGCCGGATCGCCACTCAGATGCGCACCCTGACGGACCGCCCGGACCTGACGCCCCGACAGGAGGCCGCAGCGTGA
- a CDS encoding TetR/AcrR family transcriptional regulator, protein MGAKGEETRARLVRATRDLLEAQGYAATGLNLVLTESGTPRGSLYFHFPDGKDQLVAQALTEAGREMSDLIELLRDTRTAGSAQVISRLIGLLADRMEQSDYRKGCPLATVALEVSASNEPLRRLCADTYASWQQSFAELLVTEGYTADRADVIAGAVLSLLEGALLLARVQHSRLPLDQAARSAELLLA, encoded by the coding sequence ATGGGAGCCAAGGGCGAGGAGACGCGGGCCCGACTGGTGCGGGCCACCCGGGATCTGCTGGAGGCTCAGGGGTACGCCGCCACCGGGCTGAATCTGGTGCTGACCGAGAGCGGCACGCCACGCGGTTCGCTGTACTTCCACTTCCCCGACGGCAAGGACCAGTTGGTGGCCCAGGCACTCACCGAGGCCGGGCGCGAGATGAGCGACCTGATCGAGCTGCTCCGGGACACCCGGACGGCGGGATCGGCGCAGGTGATCAGCCGGTTGATCGGTCTGCTCGCCGACCGGATGGAGCAGTCCGACTACCGCAAGGGCTGCCCGCTGGCCACCGTCGCCCTGGAGGTCTCGGCCTCGAACGAACCACTCCGCCGCCTGTGCGCCGACACCTACGCGAGCTGGCAACAGTCCTTCGCGGAGCTGCTGGTGACGGAGGGTTACACCGCCGACCGGGCGGACGTCATCGCCGGGGCCGTGCTGTCGCTGCTCGAAGGCGCTCTGCTGCTGGCCCGGGTTCAGCACAGCCGCCTCCCGCTCGACCAGGCCGCCCGCTCCGCCGAGTTGCTGCTCGCCTGA
- a CDS encoding SCO2400 family protein, with protein sequence MDYCAPCHRHLNGALSCPGCGAPASATAPVAAPRTDTAPAAVPRAVSRRRRRSRGPVIAATALALAVGGAGVLALLPSPNSAEPTPRQDRPTAAPTGSATPTHAPSAAASSTRPSPSATAKPSSTRPSAGPSTGPASPAASGPASAPPAPAPSSAAPTSAPPATPRPSASPTCNRFLFWCT encoded by the coding sequence ATGGACTACTGCGCCCCCTGCCACCGACACCTCAACGGCGCCCTGTCCTGTCCCGGCTGCGGAGCACCGGCCTCGGCCACCGCACCCGTCGCCGCGCCCCGTACGGACACCGCGCCCGCCGCCGTACCCCGCGCCGTCTCCCGCCGTCGGCGCCGTAGCCGCGGCCCCGTGATCGCGGCCACCGCCCTGGCGCTGGCCGTCGGCGGCGCCGGGGTGCTCGCCCTGCTGCCCAGCCCGAACTCGGCCGAGCCCACGCCCCGTCAGGACCGGCCGACCGCCGCACCCACCGGCTCCGCCACGCCGACCCACGCCCCCTCCGCGGCGGCGTCCAGCACCAGACCCTCCCCCTCGGCCACCGCCAAGCCGAGCAGTACCCGGCCCAGCGCCGGCCCGTCCACCGGCCCCGCCTCCCCCGCCGCCTCCGGCCCGGCCAGCGCACCGCCGGCCCCGGCCCCGTCCTCCGCCGCGCCGACCTCCGCCCCACCGGCGACACCCCGCCCCTCGGCCTCCCCCACCTGCAACCGCTTCCTGTTCTGGTGCACCTGA
- a CDS encoding DUF6188 family protein gives MTESIAELLAGRQVQRVRAGTGLWLELSGAVSVLIDSDFRLLAAGGVEHFYPQLGTGVSGGLAVLTGSHLTGAVVSPAGGLELAFDSGRRLVVPPDTAEHPWQILGPDGPLFTAEPGGYLTG, from the coding sequence ATGACCGAGTCGATCGCCGAGCTACTGGCGGGCCGTCAGGTCCAGCGGGTCCGGGCAGGCACCGGCCTCTGGCTGGAGCTGTCCGGGGCGGTCTCCGTCCTGATCGACAGCGACTTCCGGCTGCTGGCCGCCGGCGGCGTGGAGCACTTCTACCCGCAGCTCGGCACCGGCGTGAGCGGCGGCCTCGCCGTGCTGACCGGAAGCCACCTGACCGGAGCCGTGGTCAGCCCGGCCGGCGGCCTGGAACTCGCCTTCGACAGCGGCCGCCGGCTCGTCGTCCCCCCGGACACCGCCGAACACCCCTGGCAGATCCTCGGCCCCGACGGCCCGCTCTTCACCGCCGAGCCCGGCGGCTACCTGACCGGCTGA
- a CDS encoding YegP family protein, whose product MAGKFELYTDTSGVHRFRLKAANGVVVITSDPHETKEQCMKSIDSIRKLAPYAQVQESAPAPA is encoded by the coding sequence ATGGCAGGGAAGTTCGAGCTCTACACCGACACGTCCGGTGTGCACCGGTTCCGGCTCAAGGCGGCGAACGGCGTGGTGGTGATCACCAGCGACCCGCACGAGACCAAGGAACAGTGCATGAAGAGCATCGATTCGATCAGGAAACTCGCGCCCTACGCGCAGGTGCAGGAGTCCGCACCGGCTCCGGCCTGA
- a CDS encoding DUF5685 family protein, translating into MFGIIRPCRHSLPEPLRAAWLAHLCGLCLALRDGHGQLARTATNYDGLVISVLVEAQSAPSRRQAGPCPLRGMRGAQVADGEGARLAATVSLALASAKVRDHVLDGDGVFARRPVASTARAVTRRWDRQSGRAGDRIGFDTAVLLEAADRQGELERTATAGSPLLTLTEPTETATAAATAHTAVLAGRPGNAAALHEAGRLFGRLAHLLDAAEDQAEDDANGAWNPLTATGTTRAEAERLCRDATHGIQLALAEVAFTDSALPHRLLVHETRRAVDRVFNQIDHETPGAPAPEKPPTSRGLLAGCAMWALLACSCQLLCCDHNDPWSRERREGFCERHGCDCGDCCDCDCCQVCSNCDGCDGCDCCCPCDGC; encoded by the coding sequence ATGTTCGGGATCATCAGACCGTGTCGGCACAGCCTGCCCGAACCACTGCGGGCCGCCTGGCTCGCCCACCTCTGCGGGCTCTGCCTGGCCCTGCGGGACGGCCACGGCCAGCTGGCCCGGACCGCCACGAACTACGACGGCCTGGTCATCTCGGTGCTGGTCGAGGCGCAGTCCGCGCCCAGCCGCCGCCAGGCCGGCCCCTGCCCGCTGCGCGGGATGCGCGGCGCCCAGGTCGCCGACGGCGAGGGCGCCCGGCTGGCGGCGACCGTCTCGCTCGCGCTCGCCTCGGCCAAGGTGCGTGACCATGTCCTGGACGGTGACGGGGTGTTCGCCCGCCGACCGGTGGCGAGCACCGCCCGTGCGGTGACCCGGCGTTGGGACCGGCAGAGCGGCCGGGCCGGTGACCGCATCGGCTTCGACACCGCCGTCCTGCTCGAAGCGGCGGACCGGCAGGGCGAGTTGGAACGGACGGCGACGGCGGGCAGTCCGCTGCTGACCCTCACCGAACCGACCGAGACCGCCACCGCCGCGGCCACCGCCCACACCGCCGTCCTCGCCGGCCGCCCGGGCAACGCGGCCGCCCTGCACGAGGCGGGCCGGCTGTTCGGCCGACTGGCCCACCTGCTGGACGCCGCCGAGGACCAGGCCGAGGACGACGCGAACGGCGCCTGGAACCCCCTGACCGCCACCGGCACCACCCGCGCCGAGGCCGAACGGCTCTGCCGGGACGCCACCCACGGCATCCAACTCGCCCTGGCCGAGGTGGCGTTCACCGATTCGGCACTGCCGCACCGGCTACTGGTGCACGAGACCCGGCGCGCGGTCGACCGGGTCTTCAACCAGATCGACCATGAGACCCCGGGAGCCCCCGCCCCCGAGAAGCCGCCCACATCACGCGGTCTGCTGGCCGGGTGCGCGATGTGGGCGCTGCTCGCGTGCAGCTGCCAACTGCTCTGCTGCGACCACAACGACCCGTGGTCCCGGGAGCGCCGCGAGGGCTTCTGCGAGCGGCACGGCTGCGACTGCGGTGACTGCTGTGACTGCGACTGCTGCCAGGTCTGTTCCAACTGCGACGGCTGTGACGGCTGCGACTGCTGCTGTCCCTGCGACGGCTGCTGA